GCCCATCAATATGAGTCAATGGAAACTCATGTATCGGCGGTAAATACAACACCTTATACCCCGCCTTTTTAGCTGCCATAATAGCCGGCAGCATCCCTTCAACCGGTTTAATGGATCCATCCAAAGATAGCACACCCAGAAAAGCTGCGGCGTCAGGAATCGGATCTTTTATATCACCCGTTTCCTTCATAATCCCAATCGCCATCGCCAAGTCAAAAATCGGGCTATTTTTCTTTTGTTCTGCAGGGGATAAGTTTATAATGATCCGCTTATCAGCAATCTCGCAATCATACGCATACAGAGCCGCCAGCACCCGATCCTTCGACTCCTTCACAGAAGCATCCGGCAGCCCCACAATACAAATCCCTTCAACCCCCGGCAGCAGCTGCACCTCCACCTGAACACGGTAACCTTCCATGCCTTTCAGACCAATGCTCGAAACGACAGTTGCCATAACGTCACACCTCTCCTATTCGTTAGCGATATCATAAGGTATTCTGAGAGGGGAGTCAAGAACGTTTGTTCTATTTTTGAAATTGTGAAATCGTATTTTGGGGTGTGGTAAATAAGGGAATTGAGAAAATAGGAGGATTTGATGGATGAAAATTGATTTTCTTGTGGCTTAAGTATGGTAAAAGGTGAAATTAATAAAAGAAAAAATAAAAACCACTCCACTTTATTGCTTTATCGAAGTAAAGGAAGCACGAGAACCGTCCCCATGCTTCGGTCAGTGCGGCTTTTCCAGGGCGTGCACCTCGGCGGGTCTCTTTTTTATATTGTGATGAACTTTATAGTTCCCGGTGCGTTTTAGCCAGGCGAGACAGGACGCATTCCAGTCATCAATGTTATGAAAAGTACGATGACTGCTGAAATTGTTTTTTACAAATTTGACAACTTGTTCGACTTTCCCTTTTGATTCCGGATCGCTCTTCTTACATAAATAAATGCGAAATTGCCTTGCCTGATGGTATTTCGTGAATTCTGCCGTCATAATTAAATCTCCGGCATTTTCGTTTACTGCTAAAAGGGCATCTTGGTCGTAGACCATTTCCTGTGGCATCCCCCCAAAATATTGGAATGCATTCTCATGCATATGGATGACATCGGTTGTTCTGAACGGTCGGTCTAGCCACTCTACATATTTGTATCTCGAATGTGATAGTATAAACGCGATGAAATACAAACGATGCTTCCCCTTCTGATTATCTTCAACAACCGTCTGGCCGAAATCAACCTGCGCTTGAAGACCCATTGGTAATTCCGGGACCGCACTGTAAGTTCGCTGAACCTTTACTTTGGGAATGTAATACTTATCACGTAGTTCATTTACATAATTTCTTACTGTATTCTCACTCACATCTGTCACTTCCAACTTCTCCTCTAGCCAATCATGGATTTGAGCCGCTGTTAAATCAGGGTGTTCTTGAAGCCATGCAATTATATGTGCTTGATAAGGATCTAACTTTTTCCCCCTAACCCTTAGTGAATTTACAAATTCCTCAAATTCATCGGGATCCATTCTCAAATAATCTATCACTCTATTTCTGGATATCCCTAACTTCCTTGCAATCTTACTTTTTGAAAAGCCCTCCGAATACAAACGATGAATTTCAACATAAGCCATGTATATTTCCACTCCTGCGTCCCCACTTTCAATAAACTAACTCTAGTATATTGAATCTAGGGGTGAATTTGGAATAACTGTTTAATCTGACTTGTGAAATTCTGTTGATTCTTATTTGTGGAAAACTGTTGAGTCTAGTTTATCATTTACAGGCGTGTCGCGTTCCAAATAAATCTAAATAAAGCATACATGAAATCCCCATCTGATTACAGGTGGGGATTATTTGACGCTTACAAAATGATGAAATGGGCAGAATTCCCAGAGCATCTAACATTTGAAATGTATGATTTAAAGGAGCAAAATGCGATTGGGGAGAAGCAACTTCACGTTTTACAGGAACTCCATTGGATAGATGAGCATTTCACTTTGATTATGATGGGGCCGACCGGCGCTGGCAAGACACACTTGTCTGTGGCTCTTGGCATACATGCCGTAGAACGCGGATACCAGGTATCCTTCACCTCAATGAGCCAATTAATGTACATTCTAAAGACGAAAGACTATATCAGTAAATCCAAGACAAGATATAAACGCATTGTCTCTTCTGATCTCGTCATTATTGATGATGTAATGTACATGACATATGATGCCGAAGAAGCTCATTTGTTTTTCCAGTTTGTTTATGATCTGTATGATAAAGCAGCTTTTATTCTAACTTCTAATAAAGGTCCTGGTGAGTGGGGAAAGTTTCTTGGTGACCCCACTCTCACCACCGCCATTCTGGACAGATTATTGCACCGAAGTGAGGTTCTTACGTTTGATAAGGAGGCAGACAGCATACGGATGAAGTATCGCAAGGCTATTTTTGATACGTCACCTGTTGAGTCTTAATTGTGGAAACCTGTTTAAAATTATTTGTGGAAAACTGTTTATTTCTACTTGACGGTTACAAGTGTTTCAGCAAATCGAAGTTCAAGCCCATCAATATGAGTCAATGGAAACTCATGTATCGGCGGTAAATACAACACCTTATAACCCGCCTTTTTAGCTGCCATAATAGCCGGCAGCATCCCTTCAACCGGTTTAATCGAACCATCCAAGGATAACACGCCCAGAAAAGCTGCGGCTTCAGGTATCTGATCTTTAATTTCACCCGTTTCCTTCATAATCCCAATCGCCATCGCCAAATCAAAAATCGGACTGTTTTTCTTTTGTTCTGCAGGGGATAAGTTTATAATGATCCGCTTATCAGCGATCTCGCAGTCATACGCATACAAAGCCGCCAGCACCCGATCCTTCGACTCTTTCACAGAAGCATCCGGCAGCCCCACAATACAAATTCCTTCAACCCCCGGCAATAGCTGTACCTCCACCTGGACACGGTAACCTTCCATGCCTTTCAGACCAATGCTCGAAACGACAGTCGCCATAACGTCACACCTCTCTTATTCGTTAGCGATATCATATGATATTCTGATAGGAAAGTCAAGAACGTTTGTTCTCTTGCCGAAAGTGTAGAATCGTATCTTGGGGTGTAGTAAATAGGGGAATTGAGAAAATGAAAGGATTTGATGGATGAAAATTGAATTTCTTGTGGCTTAAGTATGGTAAAAGGTAAAATTAATAAAAGAAAAAATAAAAAACACTCCACTTTATTGCTTTATCGTAGTAAAGGAAGCACGAGAACCGTCCCCGTGCTTCTTTGATCACGCTTCTTCATGTATCTCTCTAGTGATCTGCCGTAATCCTTTTCTGCCCTAGGCTCGCGTTGGTGCGACGCAATGTAACGGCTTCCCAAATCGCTTCATTGGAAATGTTCTCATGACCGCTTAAGTCAGATATGGTTCTGGCTAAGCGCAGGATTTTCATTTGTACCCGCGTACTCCAGTGGTATTGACTCGCCCACTGCTGCAGCATTTTCTGCTGATCATCATTCAACCTGCTACAATGGGACAACTGCTCATTGGACACAACCGAATTCGTGATGTCTCTGTTAAAACGCGCATATTGTATATTTCGTGCTGCTTGGACACGGGACCGTATACTTGAGGATGGCTCATTACCTTCTGAGGATTCTTGCTCCAATACCACTGTGTTAAGCGTTAACAAAATATCCATCCGATCTTCTATTGGGCCGGATACGCGATTGGTGTAGGCAAGAACTTGTTTGGGGGAACAGGTGCAGTACCGGTGTCTTGATCCTAAATAGCCACACGGACAAGGGTTCATAGCACCTATTAATATGAATTGCGCCGGGTATGTCACGGT
This sequence is a window from Lentibacillus sp. JNUCC-1. Protein-coding genes within it:
- a CDS encoding ATP-binding protein: MQLNVSPRGATSRITDLSESITLTYDKDFKHVLGHKQAKRALEIAAAGGHNVLMVGPPGCGKSLLAETFQSILPPLKQEGSFDVMSIYQLAGMTNEKHQLPPYRAPHHSASAVSLIGGGANPKPGEVTLAHHGVLFLDEMAEFPKRTLDMLRQPLEMGRVTISRAASTVTYPAQFILIGAMNPCPCGYLGSRHRYCTCSPKQVLAYTNRVSGPIEDRMDILLTLNTVVLEQESSEGNEPSSSIRSRVQAARNIQYARFNRDITNSVVSNEQLSHCSRLNDDQQKMLQQWASQYHWSTRVQMKILRLARTISDLSGHENISNEAIWEAVTLRRTNASLGQKRITADH
- the istA gene encoding IS21 family transposase produces the protein MAYVEIHRLYSEGFSKSKIARKLGISRNRVIDYLRMDPDEFEEFVNSLRVRGKKLDPYQAHIIAWLQEHPDLTAAQIHDWLEEKLEVTDVSENTVRNYVNELRDKYYIPKVKVQRTYSAVPELPMGLQAQVDFGQTVVEDNQKGKHRLYFIAFILSHSRYKYVEWLDRPFRTTDVIHMHENAFQYFGGMPQEMVYDQDALLAVNENAGDLIMTAEFTKYHQARQFRIYLCKKSDPESKGKVEQVVKFVKNNFSSHRTFHNIDDWNASCLAWLKRTGNYKVHHNIKKRPAEVHALEKPH
- a CDS encoding magnesium chelatase domain-containing protein, which gives rise to MATVVSSIGLKGMEGYRVQVEVQLLPGVEGICIVGLPDASVKESKDRVLAALYAYDCEIADKRIIINLSPAEQKKNSPIFDLAMAIGIMKETGEIKDQIPEAAAFLGVLSLDGSIKPVEGMLPAIMAAKKAGYKVLYLPPIHEFPLTHIDGLELRFAETLVTVK
- a CDS encoding ATP-binding protein; protein product: MKSPSDYRWGLFDAYKMMKWAEFPEHLTFEMYDLKEQNAIGEKQLHVLQELHWIDEHFTLIMMGPTGAGKTHLSVALGIHAVERGYQVSFTSMSQLMYILKTKDYISKSKTRYKRIVSSDLVIIDDVMYMTYDAEEAHLFFQFVYDLYDKAAFILTSNKGPGEWGKFLGDPTLTTAILDRLLHRSEVLTFDKEADSIRMKYRKAIFDTSPVES